Within Nodosilinea sp. FACHB-141, the genomic segment TTTTTGCTGGCGGCGGGCAGCAACGGCAAGCGGGTTGCTCTACCCCACTCGCGCATCATGATTCACCAGCCCATGGGCGGCACCGGGCGGCAGCGTCTCCAGGCCAGCGACATTGCCATTGAGGCCAAAGAAATTCTGCGAGTTCGTCAAGAACTCAACGAAATGATGGCCCGCCACACCGGTCGCTCCATTGAGCAAATTCAAAAGGACACCGATCGCGACTACTTCATGTCGGCAGAAGAGGCCGTTGCCTACGGCCTGATCGACCGAGTGATTGAAGACCGCTCTCAGGAACTTGTCTCTCCTGCCACTGCTGCGGTGTAATTGGCTGCGCCATTTCTGCCGACAGTTGGCAGAATAGGGCCAGCACACGTACCTCATTCTATTGAGTTAGCGAACCATGGCGCTGGCGCACTACTACCGCATACTGGGGCTTAGAACCGGGGCCAGCTTTGGCGATGTCAAGCTGGCCTATCGCAATCTAGCCAGGCTATATCACCCTGACATCAACCCCGGCGATCAGTTAGCAAAAGAGAAATTCATTCAGGTGACCCAGGCCTATCAGGCTCTGGTGAACGCCCTGCCCGTGGAAGCCGTAGCGGCTCAGCGCAAAGCCGCTCCCAGTCAGGTCACCAAAGCACCTGCCCAAACAACCCCATCCGCTGCGGCTCCCCGCCCCTCAGTACCCATCACCTCTCCACCTGCCAAAGAGGTCGAATTCACTGTCAGCCCTACCCCTGGGGGTTCAGAAGCCGATCAACAGCTAAAGGTAAATAGCTTT encodes:
- a CDS encoding DnaJ domain-containing protein, which produces MALAHYYRILGLRTGASFGDVKLAYRNLARLYHPDINPGDQLAKEKFIQVTQAYQALVNALPVEAVAAQRKAAPSQVTKAPAQTTPSAAAPRPSVPITSPPAKEVEFTVSPTPGGSEADQQLKVNSFKQLRELFQGQRFPRAVALVEGLVQRFPEDPEIRQWHAITYYRWGHDLLNHGNLQKAEACLKKARRVDPQNRSLRQALHHDFQRLEQMRQAPVPQAQ
- a CDS encoding ATP-dependent Clp protease proteolytic subunit, which gives rise to MPIGTPKVPYRLPGSQYSQWVDIYTRLNQERIIFLGQEVTDTLANSIVAAMLYLDSDDNTKPIYLYINSPGGSVTAGMAIYDTMQYIKSDVVTICLGLAASMGAFLLAAGSNGKRVALPHSRIMIHQPMGGTGRQRLQASDIAIEAKEILRVRQELNEMMARHTGRSIEQIQKDTDRDYFMSAEEAVAYGLIDRVIEDRSQELVSPATAAV